The genomic stretch CACGGCGCTGCCTGCCCGCATATCACCCAGTAGTTTGGCGGTGTTGAAGGTCTGTTTGCTGAAATCCAGCTCCGGCAGGCTCAACGTCAGCGTCTGCCCCAACAGGCCCAGCCGCTTGCTGTGGATATCATCGCCATGCCCCGCATCGTGAATCACATAGCCGATCTGCTCCGGGCTGATCGCCGCCTGCTCACTGGCGCTGTGCAGCGCAGCCTGCCAAGCCTGGGCAATACGACTTTGGCCAGCCTTGGCCGTGAACGCCTGCTCCGACTGGAAAGCCGGGCGACCAATCCAGGCCAAGGGCTCACGTTGCGTGTCAAACTGCGGCCCAGCCAAGATCAGCAACGTGCAGTTTTCGCTGATCTGTTTGTATTTTGGAAAATCCGGGGCGTCCCAGTTCATGACCCAGGCGGTCTTGTCCGGGTGGGCCTGCAAGTAATCCATGGCCCCGGCCAGTGAGTGGAAACCCGCGCTGGCCCCGCCGGTAGTCACTTGAACATCAGCGGGGATGTTGGCGGCGGATAGATTGGGGTTGTAGAACTCGAATTCGTCATCCATAGCCTCTCGAACAATCTCGACAGCTTCATTTACAGGTAACTCAGGCACAGCTGGAAGCGCGAACTGCACATGAATGCCATGCAGTTCGCGCCACTGGCTACGGCTATCTGGTTGCACCGTATAAAAATACCTACCGAACCGGGCATAGCCACGGCCAATAGGCCTTATAGTATCCGCCAAGTACCCTCCGAAAAAACGCGGAATATTAACCTTACCAGTATCATTCACGATGATCGCCGAAATAGGCTGGATAGTAGTGAATTTCCCAGGCTTATCCCTGACCTTCTCGTCGTTTTTATTGGGTTTGGTCAAACCTAGCGTCCACAGCAACTGCCATTCGGTCGGATAGTCACGTCGGATCAGCGGGTTGAGCCATTGCACCCCCACTACCTGTACTTTGAAGGGCCCGCTGGGAACCGCAGGCGTGGCGACGGTGGCCTGCGTAGAGCGGGTAGTGTGGCAGGCGGTGGCCAATGCCAGGCTGGCCAGCGCCAACAGTGAGGGAAGACCGATCCAACGCATGATGAAAGCTCCATCAGATAAGGATTGCATAGTGGCCGCAGGCAAGCTGCGTAGCCACAGGGTGCTGGCCAACATGGCCAGCACAAACACCACCAGCGCCACGCCAATGCGACGTGGCCAGGAGGCAATGAGGGAGGATCGCCAGGATTTCATCGATCTCTCCCTTGTTGATTCGCGCGCTCCCACACCCGGCGATCGGCCACGGTGACTGGCATATTAGCCTCAGCATCAGCCCATACCCATTGGTGCAACGGCTGCTGATTCATCATGCCAGTCTCAAAATACTTACTGTACTGCCCATGTGGATGACCATCACGGGCCAGCTTGTTCGAATAACGCCAATCCGCCTCGATCCGCAACTCCCGCCAATCCGCATCACTCAACCGACACACCCCAATCGCCACATCATAGGCCAGCGCCAGCTCGGCGTGCAGCGGGTTGGTAACGATGGTGGAATGATCGGTGGCGGGGATATCCACCCCCTCTTTCAAGTAGTCACGAATACGCTGGTTGCGCCAGTCGCGGTAACTCTCGCTGACCTCGCCACCAGGGTCTTCGCCAGGTACGCTGCCATCCTCCTGTTCCCGGTCTTCCCGGCGCGCCTGCATACGCAACCGGGCCCGGTCTTCATAGCGCTGCTGGGCCTCAGTGTCGGCGTTACCTTGTGGGGTGTCGGTCTGCTGCGCCACCCCGGTGTGGATGGGGGTGCTGTCGTAGGGGTCATCGGCCCGTTTGTCCGTTTTGCCGGCATCGCGAGTGCTGCCAAGTGGATCATAGCCTTCGTCGAATTGCGATGACACCTGGCCATAACGCATCGCCTGGGGGTGGAAGACCACCGGCAGCGCCGGGGCGGTGATCGGTACGCTCCAGTCCGGGCTATCGCGCTCTGCCTTGGGGGGCTCGGCATTGATTTTGGCATTCGCAAGCCCCATGATCGGCGCCACCAGAATGGCGCCGATGAGGGTGAAGACTTTGCCGATGACGCTTTCCGACGCGGCCAGCCCTTGCGCAACCGAATAGCGCGCTGCGGGCGAAGGCGGCACCCAGAAACCCTGATAGTCGGGTTTGCCATTGGAGCTGGGCTGGGCATTCCAGCGGTCTCGCCAGTAATCATATTTCCCACCCGCAGCTTGGCCAACCAAGTAGCCGCAGGCAAACACCCGCTGACTGAAATACGCAGCGGACCCAGCCGCCAAGGCGGGGTTGTGCGGGTCGGCAGCACCAGGCCGGTTCAGCCGAGCCAGCTCAGCCTCGCTGACCCCACGCCAGCCGATGCCTTGCACCGGTGAGGCCGAGATCACTTGATCATGCGGATTGCAGTACAGGGTGACCCGGCCATGGCAGTGCCCGTCGATACCATATTGCTGCCGATCCGCCGCCGTGCTGAACCCACCGGGGCTGCACTGGCCACCCGCCATGGCCCGGTCGATCATCGCCTCGGGCTGCGCATGGCTGGCCCGCGCCTTGAGCATGGCCAGATAGCGCTGCAGATTGGTGACGCGGGCCTCGATATGCTGGCGACCACTACGTCCGTCGCTGTCGCGCATGTCCCGCTGGGCATAGCTTTCCATGAAATTGTCCTCCAACAGGCTGAGTGGCGGATTGCACATCACATAGCTATCCGCCTGGATGCCAAGCCGATCTGCCAGAAACGCTGCGCCCATCCCCACCATATTGCCTTGGCTGTGGCAGACCACGGTGACCGGGCAGTCTGCCTGCTTGGCGCGAATCGACTGGATCAGCTTGGCCAGCCGCAAGGCCGCCAGCACGTAATAGGTGCGAGAGGGGCAGCTATATACATCACGGCCAATGGCCGGATTGACGTGCTGCGTGCTGAGCCATAGAAACAGCTGATCGTTGATGCCGCTGTTCCACAGATCCGGCAGGGTGGTGCAGCCATTGGCAAACGGCCCGCCGCCCCAGTAGTCGAATTCATTCAGCCACACCCGCTCGCCCCACAGCTTCAGCTCGTCTTTGCTGCATTTGTAGCCATAACGAAACCGGATCACTGGGGAGTAATTTGGCTCGGCGGTCATGAAATTTTCACTATCGCGTTCCGAATCGACAAACCCAGTATCGGTCAGCTCGCGGGTATAGTGCACCGGGGTCATCAGCCCACCCTCGATGCCGAGCAATGGTTTGCCCGGAGCCAGATCCGCCGACCGTTGGGTATGGCGTTTCAACCGGGTATTGAGGCCCGTGCACAGGCCCTGCTCCGCCGCGTCGAACCACTCACCATCAGAATTGACGCCATGCACCAAGATGATCACCCCCGGCAAGGGGAGTTTGCTGTAAAAGGGGGCATCGCTTTTGTCCGGTAGCAAGACGCAATGCCCATCAGACAAGACTTTGGAGCTAGGTGTCGAGTTAGTGTCGCTCATGGTTAAAACTCATTCATTCAATCAGTCATCCGAATCCATAAAACGGACCCGCAAGTTTTCGAAGGCATTGTGTGCAATGGGCGCCACCCGGCCTTGTTCATCGGTCACGCCATGGATCACGCTGCCATCGTTACGGGTGATTTCGTAGCGCACTCCTGGGATACCCGC from Chitinivorax tropicus encodes the following:
- a CDS encoding T6SS effector phospholipase Tle3 domain-containing protein encodes the protein MSDTNSTPSSKVLSDGHCVLLPDKSDAPFYSKLPLPGVIILVHGVNSDGEWFDAAEQGLCTGLNTRLKRHTQRSADLAPGKPLLGIEGGLMTPVHYTRELTDTGFVDSERDSENFMTAEPNYSPVIRFRYGYKCSKDELKLWGERVWLNEFDYWGGGPFANGCTTLPDLWNSGINDQLFLWLSTQHVNPAIGRDVYSCPSRTYYVLAALRLAKLIQSIRAKQADCPVTVVCHSQGNMVGMGAAFLADRLGIQADSYVMCNPPLSLLEDNFMESYAQRDMRDSDGRSGRQHIEARVTNLQRYLAMLKARASHAQPEAMIDRAMAGGQCSPGGFSTAADRQQYGIDGHCHGRVTLYCNPHDQVISASPVQGIGWRGVSEAELARLNRPGAADPHNPALAAGSAAYFSQRVFACGYLVGQAAGGKYDYWRDRWNAQPSSNGKPDYQGFWVPPSPAARYSVAQGLAASESVIGKVFTLIGAILVAPIMGLANAKINAEPPKAERDSPDWSVPITAPALPVVFHPQAMRYGQVSSQFDEGYDPLGSTRDAGKTDKRADDPYDSTPIHTGVAQQTDTPQGNADTEAQQRYEDRARLRMQARREDREQEDGSVPGEDPGGEVSESYRDWRNQRIRDYLKEGVDIPATDHSTIVTNPLHAELALAYDVAIGVCRLSDADWRELRIEADWRYSNKLARDGHPHGQYSKYFETGMMNQQPLHQWVWADAEANMPVTVADRRVWERANQQGRDR